From Methylobacterium radiodurans, a single genomic window includes:
- a CDS encoding formate dehydrogenase, whose protein sequence is MRQDPKTLGRRQFFRALGGSTVAAAAAVASPMSATEAQAYDPGNAETKARYRESDHVKAFYRTNGYETLLKNPDPAPGTK, encoded by the coding sequence ATGCGACAGGATCCGAAGACGCTCGGTCGTCGCCAATTCTTCCGGGCACTGGGCGGCAGCACCGTGGCGGCTGCCGCGGCGGTCGCCTCGCCCATGTCGGCGACCGAGGCGCAGGCCTATGATCCGGGCAATGCCGAGACCAAGGCGCGCTACCGGGAGAGCGACCACGTCAAAGCGTTCTACCGGACCAATGGCTACGAGACGCTCCTGAAGAACCCCGATCCCGCTCCCGGCACGAAGTGA